AACGTCGTCATCAAAATGGGGCGAAAGCGATTGTGCCCCGCTTCCATAATTGCATCAAAGCGATTCATGCCATCGGCACGCAAGCGATTGACCATATCCACCAGCACAATCGCGTTATTCACCACCACACCGATCAACACAATCACCCCCACAGACGCCATCCTATCCATAGGCGTGCCTGTCAAATACAGCGTCCAGTAAACACCCAAAAAAGAAAATGGAATTGAAAAAAGCACTGAAAACGGTAAAATAAACGACTCGAACAAAACGCCCATCAACAAAAACACACATATCACCGCCATCACAATTCCCAGCCGCTCAGAGGCTTCGTCCTCTTTAAGTTGCTTGAAACTCTCTCCCTTGTCCCACGAATACCCGCGGGGCAACTCGAGACCATCCATCACTTTGTCAATCTCCGCGGCCAGACCCCTCATATCTGCACGCGTCGTATAAGCCCTGATACGCAACTTGACCTTGCCATCGTACCGCGCAATGCGCCCCATCCCCCGCGAGACCTGGAAGAAGGCGACTTCGCTCAAAGCCACTTCTGTACCATCGTCGGTCTCAAACGGAAAATTGCGCAACTGATTCAAATTCTGTCGGTCTGTCCTATCCAGAAAAAGCCGCACCCGCACCTCGCCGTCATCGGACTTAAAACGAGGCAACGACACCCCTTGCAGACCATAAGAGATATAGCGCGCAACATCCCGTACAGAAATCCCAAGTCGTTTCGCTCGCTCCCGATCAATCACGACCCGCACCTCGTCATCGGCAAGTTCCAAATCCGTGTCAACGCCTACAAGAGATGGGATTTGTCGCAATCGCCGCTCGACCTCATCGACGAGACTGACCAGAACCTCGGTATCATCGCCTTCCAGATAAATCGTCACGCCCGGATCACTACCACCGCCCTCATTGCGAGCCCCTTCCACGGAATGCCGCACCCCCACATATCTGGGCATGTTTTTGCTAATATCTTCCGCGACTTCAGCCCGTTCCATTGGTCCAGAAACGGGTATTCCCAGGGCACTGCGCGTATTTTTGTACGCCACGTACCACCACGGATCATCGCTCTTGGCCGGCATATACAAGCTCAGGTTACCGTAGCCAGGTCGGTAGTAAACGCGCAGGGTTTCATAGCCGTATTTTTCACGCCGCGCCTCCAGAAATTCCTCAACCTCCCCCACAATATCCTCGGTTTCTTCTGGCGAAAAGTGACGCGGCAACCTCAACCGCACATCCAAATCGTTAAACGCGCCACCGCGGTGGCGATCTGCGCGCTTCAGATTATCCAGGGGATACATCGTCGTTGCCGCAAGTGCCAGCGCGATCAACACCGCGTCCCGGCGGTGTCGCAATGTCCAACTCAACATGCGCTCATAAATTCCTCGCGCCTTCACAATGATTTTGGGATTGGGACGCACCCGACCTTTGCCCAATCGCACAGATGCCAGGGGAATAAACAACAGCGCCACAAATAGAGATCCCACCAGAGCCACCCCAACCGGAACACCCAGACGCGTCATGTAAAAAGTCATAAACATATTGCCGCTAAACAACATCATAGGCAAAAACACCACCACCGTCGTAAACGTCGCCATAGTAATGGCCTGCCCCACCTCACTCGCACCAAAGATAGCGGCATCTTCGGGTGCCTCGCCATTGCCCCGCCGGCGATAAATATTCTCCAAAATCACAATGGCATTATCCACAACCAGCCCAATCCCAACCATAAGTCCCATCATAGTCACCACATTGAGCGACCAGCCGACAAAATACAACGCGGTCATCGCAATCATCACACACAGCGGAATAGCCAATGTAATAATGGCCGTCATCCGCACGGTACGCAAAAAGAACAACAACACCAGCGCGGCAAATAGCCCGCCCCAAAGCCCGGTTTCCCGAAGATTGCGAATCGATTCCTTAATAAAAAACCCCTGATTGAACATCACCTGAAACGACACCTGCCCGGCCATGCGCGGATCTTCTTCGATGGCTTTCAATTTTGCCACAACCCGATCGGTCACATCCGCGACATTTGCACCCGATTCCTGTTTGATGCCAAAACTCATACCTCTTTTGCCATCAATGCGCTGCGTCCACGACTTTTCGGGCACCTCGAAAACCACCGAAGCCACATCGCCAAGGCGCACCTTGCCTGCCCGCGATTGAATCTGGATATTTTCAATTTCCCGCAACGTGACATACTGCGCCAGCGACCGCACGTAAAATTTCTTTGGTCCCTCCCGCACATAGCCCCCGGCAAGCGCGAAATTGTCGCTCCTCAAGGTCGAAACAATCTCGCCAATACGCACACCGCGCGCCCTCATGCGCTCTTGATCCACCTCCACCATCACTTCCTTGCGATCCGCGCCAAAAATATCCACGCGCCCAACCCCATCCACGCGCTCCAGAGGATACTGCACAAAGGTCTCGATAAACTGAAAGGGTTCTGTAATGGCCGAGTCAATCGACACAGCCACATACATAACAGACTTCGAATCCTGATCGT
This genomic window from Gemmatimonadota bacterium contains:
- a CDS encoding efflux RND transporter permease subunit, with the translated sequence MNPKSSLLPRISVLRPVSVTMCLVALLVLGAVAYVRMPVEMMPDGLTPPFLAVSIGFRNASPQETEQQITLPLEETLRTVKGIKTLRSYSSRGARVQMEFRQYTDMVAAYNQVSDRLERLKPLLPEEARDEVRIHKYDQDSKSVMYVAVSIDSAITEPFQFIETFVQYPLERVDGVGRVDIFGADRKEVMVEVDQERMRARGVRIGEIVSTLRSDNFALAGGYVREGPKKFYVRSLAQYVTLREIENIQIQSRAGKVRLGDVASVVFEVPEKSWTQRIDGKRGMSFGIKQESGANVADVTDRVVAKLKAIEEDPRMAGQVSFQVMFNQGFFIKESIRNLRETGLWGGLFAALVLLFFLRTVRMTAIITLAIPLCVMIAMTALYFVGWSLNVVTMMGLMVGIGLVVDNAIVILENIYRRRGNGEAPEDAAIFGASEVGQAITMATFTTVVVFLPMMLFSGNMFMTFYMTRLGVPVGVALVGSLFVALLFIPLASVRLGKGRVRPNPKIIVKARGIYERMLSWTLRHRRDAVLIALALAATTMYPLDNLKRADRHRGGAFNDLDVRLRLPRHFSPEETEDIVGEVEEFLEARREKYGYETLRVYYRPGYGNLSLYMPAKSDDPWWYVAYKNTRSALGIPVSGPMERAEVAEDISKNMPRYVGVRHSVEGARNEGGGSDPGVTIYLEGDDTEVLVSLVDEVERRLRQIPSLVGVDTDLELADDEVRVVIDRERAKRLGISVRDVARYISYGLQGVSLPRFKSDDGEVRVRLFLDRTDRQNLNQLRNFPFETDDGTEVALSEVAFFQVSRGMGRIARYDGKVKLRIRAYTTRADMRGLAAEIDKVMDGLELPRGYSWDKGESFKQLKEDEASERLGIVMAVICVFLLMGVLFESFILPFSVLFSIPFSFLGVYWTLYLTGTPMDRMASVGVIVLIGVVVNNAIVLVDMVNRLRADGMNRFDAIMEAGHNRFRPILMTTFTTVFGLLPMAVGDSNAMGSSYAPLGRTMMGGLLASTFLTLLVVPLFYTLLDDLRLAIRRLSAGVFASRARDEAYDTADDD